One window of the Onthophagus taurus isolate NC unplaced genomic scaffold, IU_Otau_3.0 ScKx7SY_16, whole genome shotgun sequence genome contains the following:
- the LOC139432478 gene encoding protein CUSTOS-like, with amino-acid sequence MSSDSSDDEPNLNLLREACDENFLNDSLYKSEEKRVKTDEIKKIPSLRPGKVEEVGLFDVTPEFQGYVAKSLGKILDKHLNELLIDKLIEGERKTKKKKRLKRGVKLFYDSEDYIDLNHDDVTASNKPRFLINKNLGYNEHNKEEIKSIVVSSEDVLNQTELKNWALINKGKLFRYKKDKNGLLNSIE; translated from the coding sequence ATGTCTTCTGATAGTTCGGATGATGAACCTAACCTCAATTTGCTGCGAGAAGCTtgtgatgaaaattttttaaatgattcttTGTACAAAAGCGAAGAAAAACGAGTAAAAACAgatgaaattaagaaaattccATCGTTAAGACCAGGGAAAGTGGAAGAAGTTGGACTTTTCGATGTAACCCCCGAATTTCAAGGTTATGTGGCAAAATCTCTGGGAAAAATCCTCGATAAGCACTTAAATGAATTacttattgataaattaattgagggtgaaagaaaaacaaagaaaaagaagcgATTAAAAAGAGGGGTGAAATTATTCTATGACTCAGAAGATTACATCGATTTAAATCACGATGATGTAACGGCATCAAATAAACctcgatttttaataaataagaatcTTGGTTATAATGAACATAATAAAGAAGAGATAAAATCGATTGTTGTGAGTTCGGAGGATGTTTTGAATCAAACTGAGCTAAAAAATTgggctttaattaataaagggAAACTTTTTCGATACAAAAAAGACAAAAATGGGTTATTAAATAGTATTGaataa
- the LOC111418228 gene encoding malate dehydrogenase, mitochondrial: MYSRALRPCLITFQVHGRHFSSTKQNNRRVTVIGAAGGIGQPLSLLLKQSDAITNLNLYDIVKHTPGVACDISHMNFPAKVTGFTGPDQLKDALRDAEVVIIPAGVPRKPGMTRDDLFNTNASVVRDVALAAAEVCPKALVGIITNPVNSCVPIYCEVMKKAGKLDPNRIFGISTLDLVRASAFIGQAKGLNPKTVNCPVVGGHSGVTIVPLISQCQPAVSFPQPELEKLTKRIQEAGTEVVQAKAGAGSATLSMAFAGARFAFALIRALNGESNVIECAYVMSDVQGTKYFASPLLIGRNGIEKNLGLGKLSDYEQQLVKAAIPELKANVATGEKFVK, translated from the exons atgtACTCGAGGGCTTTAAGACCGTGCTTAATTACGTTCCAAGTTCACGGGAGACACTTCTCGTCAACGAAACAG aataatcGTCGTGTCACCGTAATTGGGGCGGCTGGAGGAATCGGACAACCGCTTTCTTTGCTTTTAAAGCAAAGCGATGCAATTACCAATTTGAATCTTTATGACATTGTAAAGCACACCCCCGGAGTTGCTTGTGACATATCCCACATGAATTTTCCCGCAAAAGTTACTGGATTTACCGGCCCCGATCAACTAAAAGACGCGCTCCGCGATGCGGAAGTCGTTATAATCCCAGCCGGGGTCCCTCGTAAACCTGGAATGACGCGAGATGATCTTTTCAACACCAACGCTTCCGTTGTTCGGGACGTCGCTTTAGCAGCGGCTGAAGTTTGCCCGAAAGCTTTAGTTGGGATAATTACAAATCCGGTTAATTCCTGCGTTCCAATTTATTGTGAGGTTATGAAAAAGGCGGGAAAATTAGATCCGAATAGGATTTTCGGGATTTCGACGTTGGATTTGGTGAGAGCGAGCGCTTTTATTGGGCAAGCGAAAGGTTTGAACCCAAAAACTGTTAATTGCCCAGTCGTTGGGGGCCACTCCGGGGTTACGATCGTCCCATTAATTTCCCAGTGCCAACCAGCTGTGAGTTTTCCCCAGCcagaattagaaaaattaacgaaaagaATTCAAGAAGCCGGAACGGAGGTGGTTCAAGCTAAAGCCGGGGCTGGTTCGGCGACTCTCTCCATGGCTTTCGCCGGCGCAAGATTTGCATTTGCTTTAATTAGGGCGTTAAACGGGGAGTCGAACGTAATCGAGTGTGCTTATGTAATGTCCGATGTCCAAGGAACGAAATATTTCGCCTCGCCCCTTTTAATTGGAAGGAACGGCATCGAAAAGAACTTGGGTTTGGGGAAATTATCCGATTACGAGCAACAACTGGTTAAAGCCGCTATCCCCGAATTAAAAGCAAACGTTGCAACTggtgaaaaatttgttaaataa
- the LOC111418220 gene encoding integrator complex subunit 2: MPFKKDVSPRVFNYIQNLNIKALSRCSEAELRPILPCLVRMSLICPLDISKKCSDEKMDILTIVSGIDVVNSLVALLSLDFHTLEADVRKEQQLRQKIGSNLADSVLIGSLPNGLALEYERSDMTRRLRFALSEVLFVQSQILESHSEGGHVNEEFYVKSSELFDTEIYVEEVADIICLALAELPTLLNLVQMTETMLHVNNGPSIICRIVANFPDSFREVTTNLIQKADKQEDCQACTIRTTALQMLCKMNPSQALAVRSKCVEFNRLPALAISLSLDSNSNDGDSDMVAFISGVLLGNDQGIRNWLAMFIRTGQKRKGELSSTALQQLRDELLKRLQSIINSSHNGQLPNSLVVQASALLRLYCALRGIAGIKFQDEEVNLIVQLLISHPNPTPAGVRFVSIGLCMLIACPSLISLPELERKSIEWVQWLVKEEAYFESASGVSASFGEMLLLMAIHFHSNQLSAICDLVCSTLGMKIPIRHNNMNKMKQVFTQEIFTEQVVTAHAVKVPVTFNLNANMSGFLPIHCIHQLLKSRAFAKHNVNIKGWIYKQICVSTNPLHPVLPMLVEVYVSSVLTSSSGSTNKPLTENEIRKVFESSVFGEYFRSREKKIFMDYDNLENNHDLVVTEISLTPQLLLLYYLLLYEDYRLNNAQNLAVSGRKIKTYSPEFLSELPIKFLLYHAQKDQWSYSTLFGPLLKLLTTHFPHLTLVEDWLDDISKKSFIKKQPHLSEFALIEAFNLIQTNPNRLSTILQTLLKMESIDIWFFAEVFTQHATSMLPENIPRFLQDLYKDVWFKLNSVLPRRLWVLTVKNLVGNFTGLTRIDVAEDPLQIMRCDERVFRSAPIYSIVLRVLRASLASSRSQLCQHLQANPKIDIAGQVINDSEREEMCRALIAAQDSASVQMLLETCLETEKDRLKPEKQLALREVRSLVCSYLHQVFIADPTLAKLVHFQGYPSQLLEVTVKGVPSMHICLDFLLELMQQPSLNKQIFAIQLLSYLSLQYSLPKSMNLCVTALNLLYALLGSISSNQRIKLFTPILPALVRISEAFPPLVEDVTQLLLQLGRVSKSQASLCSQFDNHMGKSDEIVTEESQKLCELTQKTFAMILERAVLKTNVYS, from the exons ATGCCGTTTAAAAAGGACGTTTCACCCCGAGTTTTTAATTACATCCAAAACTTAAACATCAAAGCTTTATCAAGATGTTCCGAGGCGGAATTACGCCCAATTTTGCCTTGTTTAGTCCGGATGAGTTTGATTTGCCCTTTAGATATATCAAAGAAATGTTCCGACGAAAAAATGGATATTTTAACGATCGTATCGGGAATCGACGTGGTGAATTCGCTCGTTGCGCTACTTTCGTTGGATTTTCACACATTAGAGGCGGATGTACGAAAAGAACAACAATTGAGGCAAAAAATTGGGTCGAATTTAGCAGATTCGGTGTTAATTGGGAGTCTCCCAAACGGGCTTGCCTTGGAGTATGAAAGATCTGATATGACAAGGAGATTACGATTCGCTTTAAGCGAAGTTTTGTTTGTGCAATCGCAAATATTGGAGAGTCACAGTGAAGGGGGTCACGTTAACGAGGAGTTTTATGTGAAATCATCGGAGCTTTTCGATACGGAGATTTACGTGGAGGAAGTCGCTGATATTATTTGCTTGGCGTTGGCGGAGCTCCccactttattaaatttggttCAAATGACTGAAACAATGTTGCATGTTAATAATGGACCATCGATTATTTGTAGGATTGTGGCGAATTTTCCTGATTCTTTTCGAGagg ttacaacgaatttaattcaaaaagcCGATAAACAAGAAGATTGCCAAGCTTGCACCATACGAACGACAGCTTTACAAATGTTATGTAAAATGAATCCGAGTCAAGCTTTAGCCGTTAGGAGTAAATGCGTCGAGTTTAACCGATTACCTGCGTTGGCCATCTCTTTGTCCTTGGATAGTAATAGTAATGATGGTGATAGTGACATGGTTGCGTTTATTTCGGGGGTTTTGCTTGGAAATGATCAAGGAATTCGGAATTGGTTGGCGATGTTTATACGAACCGGGCAAAAACGCAAAGGGGAGTTATCCAGCACtgctttacaacaattaaggGATGAATTATTGAAGCGATTACAAAGCATTATTAATTCATCGCATAATGGGCAACTTCCCAATTCATTGGTGGTCCAAGCTTCCGCTTTATTGAGGCTTTATTGCGCTTTGAGAGGAATTGCAGGAATTAA atttcaaGATGAAGAGGTGAATTTAATCGTCCAATTATTAATATCTCACCCAAATCCGACTCCGGCGGGGGTGCGATTTGTCTCAATCGGGCTTTGTATGTTAATTGCGTGCCCCTCGTTGATTTCTTTGCCGGAGTTAGAACGAAAAAGCATCGAATGG gTGCAATGGTTAGTGAAAGAGGAGGCTTATTTCGAATCTGCAAGTGGGGTATCGGCCTCTTTTGGGGAAATGCTCCTTTTGATGGCGATCCACTTCCACAGTAACCAACTCAGCGCGATTTGCGACCTGGTTTGCTCAACTTTGGGGATGAAAATCCCGATTCGGCACAATAACATGAATAAAATGAAGCAAGTTTTTACCCAGGAGATTTTTACGGAGCAAGTTGTGACGGCGCACGCGGTTAAAGTGCCGGTTACTTTTAATTTGAACGCGAATATGTCTGGGTTTTTGCCGATACATTGCattcaccaattattaaagaGTCGGGCTTTCGCTAAGCACAACGTAAACATAAAAGGGTGGATTTACAAGCAAATTTGTGTCTCAACGAACCCTTTGCACCCGGTTTTACCCATGTTGGTGGAAGTTTATGTCTCAAGTGTCTTAACATCATCATCGGGAAGCACAAATAAACCGTTAACGGagaatgaaataagaaaagtaTTTGAATCGAGCGTTTTTGGGGAATATTTCCGCAGCAgggaaaaaaaaatctttatggattatgataaCCTCGAAAATAATCACGATTTAGTTGTCACCGAAATCAGCTTAACCccacaattattattactttattatttattgttgtaCGAAGATTACCGGTTAAATAACGCCCAAAATTTGGCAGTTTCTGGgaggaaaattaaaacttattcCCCAGAATTTTTAAGCGAACTACCGATCAAGTTCTTATTGTATCACGCCCAAAAGGATCAGTGGTCGTACTCAACGCTATTTGGGCcgttattaaagttattaacGACTCATTTTCCGCATTTAACTTTGGTCGAAGATTGGTTGGAcgacatttcaaaaaaaagttttattaaaaaacaaccCCATCTCTCCGAGTTCGCTTTAATTGAGGCATTCAATTTAATCCAAACCAACCCGAATCGACTCTCAACCATCTTACAAACCCTCCTAAAAATGGAATCAATCGACATTTGGTTTTTCGCCGAAGTCTTCACCCAACACGCCACGTCGATGTTACCAGAAAATATTCCCCGATTCCTACAAGATTTATACAAAGACGTTTGGTTCAAATTAAACTCGGTCCTTCCACGCCGATTATGGGTGTTAACCGTAAAAAATTTAGTGGGGAATTTCACCGGATTAACGCGAATTGACGTCGCGGAGGATCCACTACAAATTATGAGGTGCGATGAACGCGTTTTTCGTTCCGCGCCGATTTATTCGATCGTTTTGAGGGTTTTAAGGGCTTCTTTGGCTTCGTCTCGGAGCCAATTGTGTCAACATTTACAAGCTAACCCAAAAATTGATATCGCGGGACAAGTTATTAATGATTCGGAACGTGAGGAAATGTGTAGGGCTTTAATTGCAGCGCAG gaTAGCGCTTCGGTACAAATGTTGCTCGAAACATGTTTAGAAACGGAAAAGGATCGTTTAAAACCCGAAAAACAACTCGCTTTGCGTGAAGTGAGATCGTTAGTTTGTAGTTATTTACACCAAGTTTTTATCGCGGACCCGACTTTGGCGAAATTGGTTCATTTCCAG ggttATCCGAGTCAATTATTAGAGGTGACGGTGAAAGGGGTCCCCTCGATGCATATCTGCTTAGATTTCCTCCTTGAATTGATGCAACAACCGAGcctaaacaaacaaatttttgcgATTCAACTCCTTTCGTACTTATCCCTTCAATATTCGCTCCCAAAAAGCATGAATTTATGCGTTACGGCTTTAAATTTACTCTATGCATTACTTGGaa gtatCTCAAGTAATCAAAGGATTAAACTCTTCACCCCGATTCTTCCTGCTTTAGTGCGCATAAGCGAAGCCTTCCCACCGTTAGTTGAGGACGTAACTCAACTTTTGCTTCAATTGGGGCGAGTTTCAAAGTCGCAGGCTTCGCTTTGTTCGCAATTTGATAATCATATGGGGAAAAGTGACGAAATCGTCACTGAGGAGAGCCAAAAATTGTGCGAATTAACCCAAAAGACTTTCGCGATGATTTTGGAGAGGGCCGTGTTAAAAACGAACGTTTACAGTTGA
- the LOC111417300 gene encoding chondroitin sulfate glucuronyltransferase yields MLKYSLRIIHNNCFLLLGICVGLLIPLNFEYCAYEEDNAEVFGSVEAVLKVQNITRRQVETKLVRPRYYSTELGIKDKLFVGVISSEDRILTQAVHVNKTIEHIVDKTKFFITATQNFKNKFYLSGIVGFTDTRRVFRPFQIIKYIGDSFDDYDYYFLMNDYNYLDARRLKEIVNKISVSNNVYLGGKTVGSFCSLESGILFSNSVVKAMIENLDWCIKNVISADDSENLGRCVYYSTKLTCQISIQDQKIQSFKLNHFDLNEKLFEIKSEVMNSVTVYPILNKNDFYTLHAFFSKNHLKGVKSEMDLLTVKVDSWPSGRRNGTKPLTRFDLPNTIYFNRTHNFFPDHFNNIQKFTTSESEDIEKILEVITKKAPSLKFLRLINGYKKFQLSRGVDYSFDLKFLDLKTNKEVIKRYEVCKPLGNVEFLTKPYTTENTKIFILVPVHENELNEAYLFLNNFVPNVMDKRDKIVLMFVLLYGYDSSNRGETDVFKKVKELAVEISRRYHSEDTKAAWISIRLPNNEVKIGSAPSLKFGIVDLSLRKIGLDGLILYLDVYAQVNVEFLNRVRMNTIDNFQTFSAIPFRQYNPLITKIDRVEVHKNVGQFDKEEFDYVSFYGRDYVKARKLHELKLPIVRVDEDLINIIDEDHKRVGNIYEMFLEFSEDQIHNMRATDAALFVRYHEKKDRNNLFLGNKAQLAKVILDKL; encoded by the exons atgttgAAGTACTCATTAAGAATAATCCACaataattgctttttattgctGGGAATCTGCGTGGGATTATTAATACCTCTAAATTTCGAATATTGCGCTTACGAAGAGGATAACGCCGAAGTTTTTGGCTCGGTCGAAGCTGtattaaaagtacaaaacaTAACGAGAAGACAAGTTGAGACCAAATTGGTTCGCCCGAGGTATTACTCAACGGAATTAggaataaaagataaattattcGTTGGGGTTATATCATCGGAGGATCGAATACTAACCCAAGCGGTCCATGTCAACAAAACGATCGAACATATCGTggataaaacgaaattttttattacggcgactcaaaacttcaaaaataaattttatttatcaggGATCGTTGGGTTTACCGACACTCGAAGGGTTTTTCGCccttttcaaataataaaatacatcGGGGATAGCTTCGATGATTAcgattattactttttaatgaacgattataattatttagacGCGAGGCGCTTAAAAGAGATTGTGAATAAAATTTCAGTGagtaataatgtttatttggGGGGGAAAACGGTCGGGAGTTTTTGTAGTTTAGAGTCGGGGATATTGTTTAGTAATTCGGTGGTGAAAGCGATGATTGAAAACTTGGATTGGTGCATTAAAAACGTGATTTCGGCGGATGATTCGGAGAATTTGGGGAGATGCGTTTATTACAGCACTAAATTAACGTGCCAAATTTCGATTCAagatcaaaaaattcaaagttttaaGTTAAATCATTTCGATTTAAACGAAAAGTTGTTTGagattaaaagtgaggttatgaaTTCGGTTACGGTTTAtccgattttaaataaaaacgatttttacaCTTTACACGCGTTCTTTTCGAAGAATCACTTAAAAGGAGTTAAATCTGAGATGGATTTGTTAACGGTTAAAGTGGATTCGTGGCCTTCGGGGAGACGAAATGGAACGAAGCCGTTGACTCGGTTCGATTTGCCAAatacgatttattttaataggaCCCACAATTTTTTCCCGGATCATTTTAATAACATCCAAAAATTTACTACATCGGAATCGGAggatatcgaaaaaattttggaGGTTATCACAAAAAAGGCTCCTAGCCTAAAATTTCTTCGATTAATAAACGGATACAAAAAGTTCCAATTAAGCAGAGGGGTCGATTACAGCTTCGACTTAAAATTCCTCGACTTAAAAACGAATAAGGAAGTTATTAAACGGTACGAAGTTTGCAAACCGTTGGGGAACGTTGAGTTTTTAACCAAACCTTACACCACGGAAAAcacgaaaatttttattttagttccTGTGCATGAAAACGAATTAAACGAAGCTTATTTATTCCTAAATAATTTCGTTCCCAACGTTATGGATAAAAGGGATAAGATCGTATTGATGTTTGTGTTATTATACGGTTATGATTCATCGAATCGGGGCGAAACCGACGTTTTTAAGAAAGTTAAGGAGTTAGCTGTTGAGATTTCGAGGAGATATCACAGCGAGGACACCAAAGCCGCTTGGATTTCGATCCGTTTACCCAATAATGAGGTCAAAATTGGTTCGGCTCCATCGTTGAAGTTTGGAATTGTCGATTTATCTTTGCGAAAGATTGGGTTGGATGggttaattttgtatttagatGTTTATGCGCAAGTTAACGTTGAGTTTTTGAATAGG gttaggaTGAACACCATTGATAATTTCCAAACGTTTTCTGCGATTCCTTTTCGCCAATACAACCCGTTAATCACAAAAATCGATCGGGTTGAGGTTCATAAGAACGTGGGGCAGTTCGATAAAGAGGAGTTTGATTATGTTTCGTTTTACGGGAGGGATTATGTTAAAG ctCGTAAATTGCACGAATTAAAGTTACCGATCGTTCGAGTTGATGaggatttaataaatataatcgaCGAGGATCATAAACGTGTTGGGAACATCTACGAGATGTTTTTGGAGTTCTCGGAAGATCAAATTCATAATATGCGGGCGACTGATGCTGCGTTATTCGTGAGATACCACGAAAAAAAGGATCGGAATAACTTGTTTTTGGGGAATAAAGCGCAATTAGCTAAAGTTATTTTAGATAagttataa
- the LOC111417308 gene encoding fatty acyl-CoA reductase wat-like gives MDLNENWRTDNFYNNKSELQRFYDNTNVFLTGGTGFLGKLLIEKLLRCTEVSTIYMLIREKRGKTTQERLDRYFNDVVFDRLKSVKSKFKNKIIPVQGDCTLAGLGLSLNDRNMLINNINIVFHVAATVNFDEKLRLAYSINVKGTESVLNLSKQAENLKSFIYVSTAYSNCHLSKIDETFYDVINYKDVELLLEKIDDEQVQLCTEKILGKWPNTYTFTKALAESLIRDQGNGISVGIFRPAIVTSTYKEPLKGWVDNLYGPTGACTGAASGVLRVMQCVQENSANIVPADLCVSALIASAWDTNQINSAKTHLNIPIYNYVSVVDNPITWEEYYTINKMYGEIYPLSNALWCIKFMLTSNRSVYNLMKVLYHYIPGVSLDFLGLFLGKKPSFCKLYNKVHKFSDVVTYFAISDLKFTNNNVNKLWGKLSEEDQKVFSFNIANLNWIDYLKTYILGIRLYLLKDPIETIPQARQRQTILKLLHVLMKMTFWVFSINFLSNFLINSVKKGLIN, from the exons ATGGATTTAAACGAAAATTGGAGAACCGataacttttacaacaataaaTCCGAATTACAGCGATTTTACGATAAcacaaatgtttttttaacggGAGGAACTGGATTTTTGGGAAAATTACTCATTGAAAAACTATTAAGATGCACGGAAGTGTCAACAATTTACATGTTAATACGCGAAAAAAGGGGAAAAACCACTCAGGAAAGACTGGATAGATATTTCAATGACGTC GTTTTTGACCGATTAAAAAGTGTCAaatcaaagtttaaaaataagataataCCCGTACAAGGCGATTGCACCTTAGCCGGACTTGGTTTATCCTTGAATGACCGAAACATGCTAATTAACAACATCAACATCGTATTTCACGTAGCCGCTACGGTTAATTTCGACGAAAAATTACGCCTAGCCTATTCGATTAACGTAAAAGGAACCGAATCGGTcctaaatttatcaaaacaagcCGAAAATTTAAAG TCTTTCATTTATGTATCAACGGCTTATTCAAACTGTCATCTATCGAAAATCGACGAAACTTTTTACGATGTCATTAACTACAAAGACGTTGAGTTACTTTTGGAGAAAATCGACGACGAACAAGTACAATTATGCACGGAAAa AATTTTGGGAAAGTGGCCCAATACTTACACATTTACAAAAGCTTTGGCTGAATCGCTGATTCGCGATCAAGGAAATGGGATTTCCGTGGGGATTTTTCGCCCTGCAATTG ttacaTCAACTTATAAGGAGCCGCTTAAAGGTTGGGTCGATAACTTATACGGCCCAACGGGGGCTTGTACTGGTGCGGCGAGTGGTGTTTTGCGCGTTATGCAATGCGTGCAAGAAAATTCGGCCAATATAGTCCCAGCCGATCTTTGCGTTTCCGCCTTAATCGCCTCCGCTTGGGATACGAACCAAATTAACTCGGCTAAAACACATTTAAACATCCCCATTTACAACTATGTGTCGGTCGTTGATAACCCCATAACTTGGGAGGAGTATTATACGATAAATAAGATGTACGGGGAGATTTACCCCCTTTCGAACGCTTTGTGGTGCATCAAATTTATGTTGACGAGTAATCGGAGCGTTTATAATCTAATGAAGGTGTTGTATCATTACATCCCGGGAGTTTCTTTGGATTTTTTGGGACTATTTTTAGGGAAAAAGCCGAG TTTCTGCAAACTTTACAACAAAGTGCACAAATTTTCCGATGTCGTGACTTATTTTGCCATTtccgatttaaaatttaccaaCAACAACGTTAACAAGCTTTGGGGGAAATTATCCGAGGAGGATCAAAAAGTTTTCTCGTTCAACATCGCAAATCTAAATTGgatcgattatttaaaaacgtaCATTTTGGGGATACGGTTATATTTGCTTAAAGACCCCATTGAAACGATCCCCCAAGCTCGACAACGCCAAACTATCCTAAAATTGTtgcatgttttaatgaaaatgacgTTTTGGGTCTTCTCCATCAACTTTTtatcaaactttttaataaatagcgttaaaaaaggtttaattaattag